In Oryza sativa Japonica Group chromosome 11, ASM3414082v1, the following are encoded in one genomic region:
- the LOC4350375 gene encoding myosin-3: MTSSTLSSALSSMEVMLDALMQRGVGKPEEKPKEEAPPALPTRPTVRGRPPSLQRPGSPPPWVHRSPSLPPMLEVDEKLAVNSVLERRATVAEEAVKQKDDVVRQKDEEIAALRQQVEHYESRLSECEARMKSVEEELRKQITTMQIAQNNAGRTGESTTRTHHRQELSGTSGAPAQSSGWREEEASVTRQQARGRESNVAAVVDERKTDAVSRLATELRQESEAFEHRARAVTEAGPPTAKSVDELKKLKRQFGTWKKEYGARLRKTKAELKKLVRSERGGHGNRRRCCSWKIKLPKCRFPKCCAFKLPSPSSCCSCSCFRRCC, encoded by the exons ATGACATCGTCGACGCTGTCTTCAGCGCTGAGCTCCATGGAGGTGATGCTGGATGCGCTCATGCAGAGAGGAGTAGGAAAGCCGGAGGAAAAGCCCAAGGAGGAGGCGCCTCCAGCGCTGCCCACACGCCCCACGGTGAGGGGCAGGCCGCCATCTCTGCAGAGGCCTGGTTCCCCTCCCCCTTGGGTTCACCGGTCACCATCGTTACCGCCTATGCTG GAAGTGGACGAGAAACTTGCGGTCAATTCGGTGCTGGAAAGAAGGGCCACGGTGGCGGAAGAGGCGGTAAAGCAGAAGGACGACGTGGTGAGGCAGAAAGATGAGGAGATAGCCGCGCTGAGGCAACAGGTTGAGCACTACGAATCCCGGCTCTCGGAATGCGAGGCGAGGATGAAATCCGTGGAGGAGGAGCTGCGGAAACAGATCACCACGATGCAG ATCGCTCAGAACAACGCTGGAAGAACCGGTGAATCGACGACAAGGACGCACCACAGGCAGGAACTATCAGGCACTAGTGGTGCTCCTGCTCAGTCGTCAGGGTGGCGAGAGGAGGAAGCATCGGTGACGCGGCAACAGGCTCGTGGCCGCGAATCGAACGTTGCTGCAGTCGTCGACGAAAGGAAAACCGATGCCGTGAGCCGCTTGGCCACGGAGCTCCGGCAGGAGAGCGAGGCGTTCGAGCACCGCGCGCGTGCGGTGACCGAAGCGGGACCGCCGACTGCCAAGTCGGTCGACGAGCTCAAGAAGCTGAAGCGGCAGTTCGGGACGTGGAAGAAGGAATACGGGGCCCGTCTGCGTAAGACCAAGGCCGAGCTGAAGAAGCTCGTCCGCTCGGAGAGGGGTGGCCACGGGAACCGCCGCAGGTGCTGCTCGTGGAAGATCAAGCTGCCGAAGTGCAGGTTTCCCAAGTGCTGCGCGTTCAAGCTTCCAAGCCCTTCCTCTTGCTGTTCCTGCAGTTGCTTCCGCCGCTGCTGCTAG